In the genome of Bradyrhizobium arachidis, one region contains:
- a CDS encoding DUF2278 family protein, whose amino-acid sequence MPLKHYSVLKGRPIAMRFGTGQSPHYQVHIVADNADFRIAVNVQSADGSEVEFLVRSRFVHPITDELAALPPGLHAQPPRPGGLALDFIRGNLMQPQEMVPLPLSLPGPDNDLNEKLDQFVQRALSNENAMMYAFGETWGPEPKADNYFGFRPGRGIHDIHMNQGNPSGKFSGDNGPWQDGGLVFEFPDQNLWTAIFLKFQTQAWHTDDKTGDPIDLGGGTPTPRPDPTIPPTGQMPDGLVRIIAALVNAVKTPEREVVTLLNTADRDIDLTGWMLADKQKNKMVLSGTIAAGGTLAVVVQKPMELSNQGGIISLLDDHGIKIHGVAYTRAQAKTPGLTIPF is encoded by the coding sequence ATGCCACTGAAGCACTATTCGGTCCTCAAGGGACGCCCGATCGCGATGCGTTTCGGCACTGGCCAATCGCCGCACTATCAAGTCCATATCGTGGCCGACAACGCGGATTTCCGCATCGCCGTCAATGTGCAGTCGGCCGACGGCAGCGAAGTCGAGTTCCTGGTGCGATCGCGCTTTGTCCATCCGATCACCGACGAGCTCGCGGCGCTGCCGCCGGGACTGCACGCGCAACCGCCGAGACCGGGCGGTCTCGCGCTCGACTTCATTCGTGGAAATCTGATGCAGCCGCAGGAGATGGTGCCGCTCCCGCTGTCCTTGCCCGGACCGGACAATGACCTCAACGAGAAACTCGACCAGTTCGTCCAGCGTGCTCTCTCGAACGAAAACGCGATGATGTACGCGTTCGGCGAGACATGGGGACCCGAGCCGAAAGCGGACAATTATTTCGGTTTCCGCCCCGGACGCGGCATTCACGACATCCATATGAATCAGGGAAATCCGAGCGGAAAATTCTCCGGCGACAACGGACCGTGGCAGGACGGCGGGCTGGTGTTCGAATTCCCGGATCAGAACCTATGGACCGCGATCTTCCTCAAATTCCAGACGCAGGCCTGGCACACCGACGACAAGACCGGTGATCCCATCGATCTCGGCGGCGGCACGCCGACACCGCGGCCGGATCCGACGATCCCTCCGACCGGGCAGATGCCCGACGGCCTCGTGCGCATCATTGCGGCACTCGTCAACGCTGTGAAGACGCCCGAGCGGGAAGTCGTGACGCTGCTCAACACGGCCGATCGCGACATCGATCTCACCGGCTGGATGCTGGCCGACAAGCAGAAGAACAAGATGGTGCTGTCAGGGACGATCGCGGCCGGCGGCACGCTGGCCGTTGTCGTTCAGAAGCCGATGGAACTGTCGAACCAAGGCGGCATCATTTCGCTGCTGGACGATCATGGGATCAAGATCCACGGCGTCGCCTATACCAGGGCGCAAGCGAAAACTCCGGGCCTGACCATTCCGTTCTAG